A window of the Microplitis mediator isolate UGA2020A chromosome 5, iyMicMedi2.1, whole genome shotgun sequence genome harbors these coding sequences:
- the LOC130668713 gene encoding PDZ and LIM domain protein Zasp-like isoform X2, producing MAQLISVKLSRFDGSPWGFRLQGGKDFGTPLIVQKVNGGSPAEAAGLKAGDAVIRVNNTDMFNLRHKDAQDVIVRSGNNFEMTVQRGGSTWRPSVSPVSQSIPSPQPHLSAGNVSPVTKTSLAAKKTDGHLIGSGHNFSPKPYPNGTSDSGAIKSIVNKQYNSPVGIYSEQTIAETLSAQAEVLAGGVLGVNFKKNEKNYTPENSEVFKMVREADKEPKTPEPTDSAIHSGVVTPSSPALTGLRSVSAPETKPQPTPPPQGSLPPGQNICAECERLIVGVFVRIKEKNLHVECFKCSTCGTSLKNVGYYNINSKLYCDIHAKLVARQQAPAGYIPVTVSPGAKAPASTISAALGNFQTHSAMSPTPFSNGNSSTPFSTRRTFYRPPSSSSSYTGDYYGVSSQPVDRTGTGTYESLSSDVNNRMIMKNDEVMNHQHNNNNNSNNYKTYTSTITIRTGSEVGNKDYYSDDINNTPSHLGSSPRADKSPSSSLVQGNISGPKPFGGSSNFGPSSNFNSTPTSNPITNNFSRPQSQTVTESYHAEYNYLEEKDIRGTPAPSTADEYSRPPSSVRNKSLQWPPIKSIEDITYPTASPIWIDPNPILDRRPRHNVQDKQSELKESSCRRSESVNRRRDDCRREESNYGYWGEEPMENKPVCSAPFYRKTTTTECSEVRQQSRSSSLTRPGSAEGVRRSLTPTRISQPVPRPWTGSSETGSYGHVQAPVPPPPESTICRKVCTCEIVCERISGPGGPEHEQEHVYREVKCEVCNPPPCMQVSDYDEEQQIEQPCDILDQQTDSEVVDLSKVVPPDVAVCPKGVENQHNMYTETMEKDEGNIHIKKTTIYEKTVEVVSPTSSPANDNEVENYSGRKKNVDSAEKISSFIETKRMIEEARQEELRQRETYEEECRREEEKIRRAQEEEERREANRLKLLQAEKEEKERRKQEQRRETEMRIRQEEEERSGKHVSFSQNQSRNYQNESRIMSAEEHYRELKSEIKVQNTNQFEEERRESLRQQVEVHKSLREQQAPERRQQQQQQQQQQQTSLQERRLEKRFRPQSPPHETSSSSCQRKHVQFVKQTESGACPMQATPVPNSTPKEWKSEMVNALTTAPSRPYTPLQPSNLQPASHYHEDNNACSTKTMYSSEVRYEETSRSFPPPPQPQPYVPRPGSPFTDALTIAPERPYTPLGEDHSDRGYENVICVDRGETPINQSTPQGYCHPAEILYTDSTTRQSRSRERNLSKVQGPRPLPTPPANYKFRDASPSPARTLSRSETPRDQSLPASLKRPDTIPSYQKHLITEDYDPVEAHPYVPSRSPTPCRPKSPAQGPGYLPNPLQHNLGRKPYVSKVPDYDQPSSESHSYQSQSGSYSSYPEQQSKQVTYRAQQNSTPQSQCTESYGMRSYASEDHSEKQCSRTSYAEKYKRIEEKQLEACRQSEMMLSKSEESLVDESTCGISKVSRNPPTLPCPVVAPQSSVSERIQRTGVRVLPTPYETTTSSSQVCESRPICHQQKETKCPNTGVTILPCRAISDAGSRAGIVIVPCEGSEAQCPQTGVRITPTPDRGLCVSPVAHGRSSGSCYGDDNPRAGGCQIDVGNCPGSGVKVGTCADGTVCVAPWKLSQCPKPILKCPAKPVPFPHIPLPDQEESGCDSCPLKNQQQQQQQPAPQQDYNPPNTSYPSNNNSFKPINGQPRTNLSNQLTRLTVRRDKQLVQLFKPQPQSSQPCTDGVHCESNVNRSCTDGVHCEPDPYRSPAPAQQNRMPNPSSYEPTRKTQNSVDPPNFSSYPDLGSGVGGPSSGGSCKFAGSSAPKRGRGILNQAGAGGRQPLCGHCNSNVRGPFITALGQIWCPEHFVCVNPQCRRPLHEIGFVEEKGQLYCEYCFERFIAPSCNKCNGKIKGDCLNAIGKAYHPDCFSCAYCGKIFGNSPFFLEEGLPYCEADWNELFTTKCFACGFPVEAGDRWVEALNNNYHSQCFNCTMCKKNLEGQSFYAKAGRPFCKNHAR from the exons ATGGCGCAACTGATAAGCGTCAAACTGTCGAGATTTGACGGATCTCCATGGGGATTTCGACTTCAAGGTGGAAAAGACTTTGGAACCCCTCTTATCGTACAGAAG GTGAATGGAGGATCACCGGCAGAGGCAGCTGGTTTGAAAGCTGGCGATGCAGTAATCAGAGTCAACAACACGGATATGTTTAATTTACGTCACAAAGACGCTCAAGACGTAATCGTCAGATCCGGTAACAACTTTGAGATGACTGTGCAGAG aGGAGGTAGTACTTGGCGGCCAAGTGTTTCACCTGTTTCCCAGTCAATACCGTCACCTCAGCCTCATCTATCTGCTGGCAATGTTTCACCTGTAACTAAAACTTCACTTGCTGCTAAAAAAACTGACGGACATCTAATTGGAAGTGGCCATAACTTTAGTCCTAAACCTTat CCAAATGGAACAAGCGACTCTGGAGCTATAAAATCAATTGTTAATAAACAATACAACAGCCCTGTGGGAATTTACAGCGAGCAGACAATCGCTGAAACTCTTTCAGCCCAAGCCGAAGTACTTGCTGGAGGTGTTTTGGG agttAATTTCAAGAAAAATGAGAAGAATTACACGCCAGAAAACAGTGAGGTATTTAAAATGGTACGAGAAGCTGACAAAGAGCCAAAAACTCCAGAGCCCA CTGACTCAGCGATACACAGCGGAGTTGTAACACCATCGTCACCAGCCCTAACTGGACTCAGATCAGTGTCCGCGCCTGAGACTAAACCCCAGCCAACTCCACCACCGCAAGGCAGTTTACCACCTGGGCAAAACATTTGCGCCGAATGTGAAAGACTTATTGT cGGAGTCTTTGTAAGAATCAAGGAAAAAAATCTTCACGTTGAATGTTTCAAGTGTTCAACATGTGGTACATCCCTAAAGAATGTTGGCTACTATAACATAAACAGTAAATTGTATTGTGATATTCACGCAAAACTCGTAGCAAGACAACAAGCTCCTGCTGGATATATTCCAGTAACTGTTTCACC agGAGCTAAAGCACCAGCTAGTACCATTTCAGCAGCACTTGGAAATTTCCAAACCCATTCAGCAATGTCACCAACACCATTCAGCAACGGTAACAGCTCAACACCTTTCTCT ACACGCAGAACATTCTACCGGCCACCATCCTCGTCCTCATCGTACACCGGTGATTATTATGGAGTATCATCGCAACCGGTTGATCGTACTGGTACTGGTACCTACGAATCGTTATCATCGGACGTTAACAATCGGATGATTATGAAGAACGATGAAGTGATGAACCACCAgcacaacaacaacaacaacagcaacaactaCAAAACTTACACAAGTACCATAACAATTAGGACTGGGAGCGAGGTTGGAAATAAGGATTACTACAGCGACGACATCAATAATACA CCCAGTCACCTTGGCAGTTCGCCCCGTGCTGATAAATCGCCCAGTTCTAGTCTTGTTCAG GGAAACATAAGTGGTCCGAAACCTTTCGGTGGGTCCAGTAATTTCGGGCCATCATCCAATTTTAATTCGACTCCGACCTCAAATCCAATCACCAACAATTTCTCTCGGCCTCAAAGTCAAACAGTCACTG AATCTTATCACGCggaatataattatttggaGGAAAAGGATATACGAGGAACACCAGCACCTAGCACTGCTGACGAATACTCCCGACCTCCGTCATCGGTACGAAACAAGAGTTTACAGTGGCCTCCTATTAAAAGTATTGAGGATATAACTTATCCGACAGCGAGCCCTATTTGGATTGATCCGAATCCAATTTTGGATAGACGACCAAGACACAACGTTCAGGATAAACAATCTGAACTTAAAGAAAGCTCTTGTCGAAGAAGTGAAAGCGTTAATCGAAGGAGAGACGACTGCAGAAGAGAAGAATCAAATTACGGTTACTGGGGAGAAGAACCAATGGAGAACAAACCAGTTTGCAGTGCACCCTTTTATCGTAAGACAACAACGACGGAATGTTCGGAAGTCCGACAGCAATCTCGAAGCTCGAGTTTGACTCGACCGGGATCTGCTGAAGGAGTGAGAAGATCGCTAACACCAACGAGAATCAGTCAGCCGGTCCCACGGCCCTGGACTGGTTCTTCCGAAACGGGTAGTTACGGTCACGTTCAAGCTCCAGTACCACCACCACCAGAATCTACAATCTGCCGGAAAGTTTGTACTTGCGAAATAGTTTGCGAACGAATATCTGGACCAGGAGGTCCAGAACATGAACAAGAACATGTTTATCGAGAAGTTAAATGCGAAGTATGCAACCCACCACCTTGTATGCAGGTTTCAGATTATGATGAAGAACAACAAATTGAACAGCCGTGTGATATTCTTGATCAGCAAACAGATTCAGAGGTTGTAGATTTGTCAAAAGTTGTTCCACCCGATGTGGCAGTATGCCCCAAAGGAGTAGAAAATCAACATAATATGTACACTGAGACTATGGAGAAAGATGAAGGtaatattcatattaaaaaGACAACGATTTATGAAAAAACTGTTGAAGTTGTTTCACCAACCAGTTCACCAGCAAACGATAATGAAGTTGAAAACTACTCtggtcgtaaaaaaaatgttgattctgctgaaaaaatttcatcgtTCATTGAAACCAAACGAATGATTGAGGAAGCCAGACAAGAAGAACTTAGACAACGTGAAACTTATGAGGAAGAGTGTAGACGCGAGGAAGAAAAGATTAGGCGAGctcaagaagaagaagaacgTCGGGAAGCCAATCGTTTGAAATTATTGCAAGCTGAGAAGGAAGAAAAGGAACGTCGTAAACAAGAACAAAGACGAGAAACAGAAATGCGTATTCGTCAGGAGGAGGAAGAAAGATCTGGAAAACATGTAAGTTTTTCACAAAATCAATCGAGGAATTATCAAAACGAAAGTCGAATTATGTCTGCAGAAGAACATTATCGTGAGCTTAAATCAGAGATAAAGGTTCAAAATACTAATCAGTTTGAAGAAGAACGTCGTGAAAGTCTTCGCCAACAAGTAGAAGTTCACAAATCTCTAAGAGAACAACAGGCACCTGAAAGACgtcagcagcagcaacaacaacaacagcaacaacagaCAAGTCTTCAGGAACGTCGATTGGAAAAACGATTTAGACCCCAATCACCACCTCACGAGacctcttcttcttcttgtcAACGTAAACATGTTCAATTTGTCAAGCAAACTGAAAGCGGAGCATGTCCTATGCAAGCAACTCCAGTTCCAAATTCAACTCCCAAAGAATGGAAATCAGAAATGGTTAATGCATTGACTACTGCTCCATCTCGACCTTATACCCCTCTTCAACCATCCAACTTGCAACCTGCTTCTCATTATCACGAAGACAACAATGCTTGTTCAACTAAGACAATGTACTCTAGTGAAGTACGTTATGAAGAAACTTCTCGATCATTTCCTCCTCCGCCTCAACCTCAGCCGTACGTTCCTAGACCAGGATCACCATTTACTGATGCCTTGACCATTGCGCCTGAACGTCCGTACACACCACTCGGTGAAGATCATTCAGACAGAGGCTACGAAAATGTTATTTGCGTCGACAGAGGAGAAACGCCAATTAATCAATCAACACCTCAGGGATACTGCCATCCGGCAGAAATTTTGTACACCGACTCAACTACTCGTCAATCACGATCACGAGAACGTAATTTGAGTAAAGTTCAAGGACCACGGCCTTTGCCAACTCCACCTGCTAATTATAAATTCCGTGATGCATCTCCATCACCAGCAAGAACTCTATCTCGTTCAGAAACTCCACGAGATCAATCTTTACCAGCTTCACTAAAAAGACCTGACACTATTCCGTCATATCAGAAACATCTTATTACAGAGGATTATGATCCAGTTGAAGCTCATCCCTATGTACCAAGCAGATCACCGACTCCTTGTCGTCCAAAATCGCCAGCTCAGGGGCCAGGTTATCTACCAAATCCTCTTCAGCATAATTTAGGACGCAAGCCTTACGTTTCAAAAGTACCGGATTATGATCAGCCGTCTTCCGAGTCACATTCATATCAATCTCAATCAGGATCATACTCATCTTATCCAGAACAACAAAGCAAACAAGTAACTTATCGTGCTCAGCAAAATTCAACACCTCAAAGTCAGTGCACCGAAAGCTATGGAATGAGAAGTTATGCTTCGGAAGATCATTCTGAGAAACAGTGCAGTCGCACATCTTACGCtgaaaaatacaaaagaaTCGAAGAGAAACAGCTTGAAGCCTGCCGACAAAGTGAAATGATGTTGAGTAAATCGGAAGAGTCATTGGTTGATGAATCAACTTGCGGTATTTCGAAAGTTTCTCGCAACCCACCGACACTTCCTTGTCCAGTTGTTGCACCCCAATCAAGCGTATCCGAAAGAATTCAAAGAACAGGAGTCCGTGTACTTCCCACTCCGTATGAGACGACGACATCTAGTTCTCAAGTCTGTGAGTCACGGCCTATTTGCCATCAGCAAAAAGAAACAAAATGTCCCAATACTGGAGTAACTATATTACCATGCAGAGCTATTTCTGATGCAGGAAGCCGTGCTGGTATCGTTATTGTTCCTTGTGAAGGCTCAGAAGCTCAGTGCCCTCAAACAGGAGTACGAATAACTCCAACACCAGACAGAGGTCTTTGCGTTTCTCCGGTAGCACACGGACGATCCTCTGGAAGTTGTTATGGCGATGACAATCCACGAGCAGGAGGCTGTCAAATCGATGTCGGAAATTGTCCGGGATCGGGAGTTAAAGTTGGCACATGTGCTGACGGTACAGTCTGCGTGGCTCCATGGAAATTATCTCAATGTCCAAAACCTATACTTAAATGTCCTGCTAAACCAGTTCCTTTTCCCCATATCCCGCTTCCTGATCAAGAAGAATCTGGTTGTGATTCATGCCCACTAAAGaatcaacagcaacaacaacaacaaccagCACCGCAACAAGATTATAATCCTCCCAATACATCATACCCATCAAACAACAACAGCTTTAAGCCTATAAATGGTCAGCCACGCACTAATTTGAGTAATCAGCTTACGCGTTTGACTGTACGTCGTGATAAGCAACTTGTCCAGCTATTTAAACCGCAACCTCAATCCTCACAACCTTGTACTGACGGTGTGCACTGTGAGTCAAACGTAAATCGTTCTTGTACTGACGGTGTGCACTGTGAACCGGATCCCTATCGTTCCCCAGCTCCTGCACAGCAAAATCGTATGCCTAATCCCTCGTCCTACGAACCAACTAGAAAAACCCAGAACTCAGTAGATCCACCGAATTTCTCGTCCTACCCGGATTTAGGTAGCGGTGTAGGAGGACCCTCAAGTGGAGGAAGCTGCAAATTTGCCGGGAGCTCAGCCCCGAAACGTGGACGAGGAATTCTCAATCAAGCTGGCGCTGGCGGTCGACAACCACTCTGTGGTCACTGCAATTCAAATGTCAG AGGCCCATTCATCACAGCTCTCGGACAAATCTGGTGCCCCGAGCACTTTGTTTGCGTCAACCCACAGTGTCGTCGACCGCTTCATGAAATAGGATTCGTAGAGGAGAAAGGGCAGCTTTACTGTGAATACTGTTTCGAACGTTTCATTGCTCCCTCGTGCAACAAGTgtaatggaaaaataaaaggCGATTGTCTTAACGCGATTGGAAAAGCCTATCATCCCGACTGCTTCAGCTGTGCTTACTGCGGGAAAATCTTTGGAAACAGCCCATTCTTCCTCGAAGAAGGATTGCCATACTGCGAGGCCG ATTGGAATGAACTTTTTACAACGAAATGCTTTGCCTGTGGATTTCCTGTTGAAGCAGGCGATCGCTGGGTAGAAGCTCTCAACAATAATTACCACAGCCAGTGCTTCAACTGCacg